The following are encoded together in the Thiobacillus sp. SCUT-2 genome:
- a CDS encoding 5-(carboxyamino)imidazole ribonucleotide synthase: MSTELPILPGATLGILGGGQLGRMFTIAARTMGYKVMVLDPDFASPAGQMADVHLQADYTDHGALKHLGSACAAVTTEFENVPAASLIELAQHCRVSPGAQCVAIAQDRSHEKSWLAQNGFATAPFALVYNEGDLDQGIADTGTPAILKVARFGYDGKGQARVNNLEEARAAFREFGGQPCVLEGFVKLEREVSVVLARDDAGRCALFPVAENRHENGVLDVSIVPARVTDALAGEARAMARDIAAQLGYVGVMAVEFFVADGRLMVNEIAPRPHNSGHYTLDACATDQFEQQVRALCGLPLGDTRLLSPVVMVNILGDRWQAGGPHWGTLLAHPNIKLHLYGKATPRPGRKMGHFNVLDADVATALQLAEQMRDAL; encoded by the coding sequence ATGTCGACTGAGCTGCCGATCCTGCCGGGTGCAACGCTCGGCATCCTCGGCGGCGGCCAGCTCGGCCGCATGTTCACCATCGCCGCGCGCACCATGGGCTACAAGGTCATGGTGCTCGACCCCGACTTCGCCAGCCCCGCGGGGCAGATGGCCGACGTCCACCTGCAGGCCGACTATACCGACCACGGCGCGTTGAAGCATCTCGGCAGCGCCTGCGCGGCGGTCACCACCGAATTCGAGAACGTTCCCGCCGCGAGCCTCATCGAGCTCGCCCAGCACTGCCGGGTGTCGCCCGGCGCGCAATGCGTCGCCATCGCCCAGGACCGCAGCCACGAGAAATCCTGGCTCGCGCAGAACGGCTTCGCCACCGCGCCGTTCGCGCTCGTCTACAACGAGGGCGACCTCGACCAGGGCATTGCCGACACCGGCACGCCGGCGATCCTCAAGGTCGCGCGCTTCGGCTACGACGGCAAGGGCCAGGCGCGTGTCAACAACCTGGAGGAAGCGCGCGCCGCATTCCGCGAGTTCGGCGGCCAGCCGTGCGTGCTCGAAGGCTTCGTCAAGCTCGAGCGCGAAGTCTCGGTGGTGCTGGCGCGCGATGACGCCGGCCGCTGCGCGCTGTTTCCCGTCGCCGAGAACCGCCACGAGAACGGCGTCCTCGACGTCTCCATCGTTCCCGCGCGCGTGACCGACGCGCTCGCCGGGGAAGCGCGCGCGATGGCACGCGACATCGCCGCCCAGCTCGGCTACGTCGGCGTCATGGCAGTCGAATTCTTCGTCGCGGACGGCAGGCTGATGGTCAACGAGATCGCACCGCGTCCGCACAACTCCGGCCACTACACGCTCGATGCCTGCGCCACCGACCAGTTCGAGCAGCAGGTGCGCGCGTTGTGCGGCCTGCCGCTGGGCGACACCCGGCTGCTGTCTCCGGTGGTGATGGTCAACATCCTGGGCGACCGCTGGCAGGCCGGCGGCCCGCACTGGGGCACGCTGCTGGCGCACCCGAACATCAAGCTGCACCTCTACGGCAAGGCGACA
- a CDS encoding LysR family transcriptional regulator: MRRLTLRQFRIFEAVARNLSFSRAAAELHLSQPAVSMQVRGIETILGMPLTEQVGRRIHLTDAGREVLHASQAITARLDDLQHNLAQLKSVDSGSLRLAVTSTVNAVATGILVRFRGRYPGVAVHLGVSNRAEVLELLASNRIDLAIMGQVPEGLELSATRFMDNPLVVIAPPDHPLARKRRVTLEQVAAEPFLVREAGSGTRGAMERFFAARGLEIRSSMEMSSNEAIRQAVQAGLGLGILSLQTLELELALKRLAVLKVEGFPIMRHWYVVHRADKRLSPVAQAFKEFVLALPRVPRSTRAR, translated from the coding sequence ATGCGCCGCCTGACCCTCCGCCAGTTCCGCATATTCGAGGCCGTCGCCCGCAACCTGTCGTTCTCACGGGCGGCGGCGGAACTGCACCTTTCCCAGCCCGCCGTGTCGATGCAGGTGCGCGGCATCGAGACCATCCTCGGCATGCCGCTCACCGAACAGGTGGGGAGAAGGATCCACCTCACCGATGCGGGGCGCGAGGTGCTGCACGCCAGCCAGGCGATCACCGCGCGGCTTGACGATCTTCAGCACAATCTCGCGCAGCTCAAGAGCGTCGACAGCGGGAGCCTGCGGCTCGCCGTGACCTCGACCGTCAATGCGGTCGCGACCGGGATTCTGGTGCGCTTCCGCGGCCGCTATCCGGGCGTCGCCGTGCATCTCGGCGTCTCCAACCGCGCCGAGGTGCTCGAACTGCTGGCGAGCAACCGCATCGATCTGGCGATCATGGGCCAGGTGCCGGAGGGCCTGGAGCTCTCGGCAACGCGCTTCATGGACAACCCGCTGGTGGTGATCGCGCCGCCCGATCATCCCCTCGCACGCAAACGCCGCGTGACGCTCGAGCAGGTGGCGGCCGAGCCCTTCCTGGTGCGCGAGGCGGGTTCGGGCACGCGCGGCGCGATGGAACGCTTCTTCGCGGCACGTGGCCTGGAGATCCGCAGCAGCATGGAGATGAGCAGCAACGAGGCGATCCGCCAGGCGGTGCAGGCCGGCCTCGGCCTCGGCATCCTCTCGCTGCAGACGCTGGAACTGGAGCTGGCGCTGAAGCGCCTCGCCGTGCTGAAGGTCGAGGGCTTTCCCATCATGCGCCACTGGTACGTCGTGCATCGCGCCGACAAGCGGCTGTCGCCGGTGGCGCAGGCATTCAAGGAATTCGTGCTGGCGCTTCCGCGCGTGCCGCGCAGCACCCGCGCGCGCTAG
- a CDS encoding anion transporter, producing MTSLVVTVFLLVYLGMIFGGLPFLQLDRTGIALLGAIALVASQSMSVDEAFRSLHAPTLILLFAFMVISAQLRLGGFYPWMARRVGSLHIRPSMLLAAILAVAAYLSAVFSNDVVCLAMAPVIAEICLARRLDPPPFLIGLACATNIGSAATLIGNPQNMLIGQTLNLSFGRYLLVASVPVALSLIVTWGLIVALRRGHGWAPAESSALSAGDARDAEDTPLDLWQTGKGLAVAAVLFAAFLLAPWPRDLMALAGAGLLLTSRRLHSRRMLGLVDWQLLILFMGLFVVNHAMQQTGLPSRVVEALASNGLDLRAPGLLFLSSFVLSNVVSNVPAVMLLLPTTASEHAGTVLALSSTLAGNLLIVGSIANLIVVNEAARKGIRIDWQEHARLGVPVTLATLAITGTYLWLAA from the coding sequence ATGACTTCGCTCGTCGTTACGGTATTCCTGCTCGTCTACCTGGGAATGATCTTCGGCGGGCTTCCGTTTCTGCAACTGGACCGCACCGGCATTGCGCTGCTCGGGGCGATCGCCCTTGTCGCATCGCAGTCGATGAGCGTCGACGAAGCCTTCCGGTCACTGCACGCGCCCACCTTGATCCTGCTGTTCGCGTTCATGGTGATTTCCGCGCAGCTTCGCCTGGGCGGCTTCTATCCCTGGATGGCCCGCCGGGTCGGCTCGCTGCACATTCGGCCGTCCATGCTGCTGGCCGCCATCCTCGCGGTCGCCGCCTATCTGTCGGCGGTATTCAGCAACGATGTCGTCTGCCTGGCGATGGCGCCCGTGATCGCGGAGATATGTCTTGCCAGGCGGCTCGATCCCCCGCCTTTCCTGATTGGTCTCGCCTGCGCCACCAATATCGGCTCCGCAGCGACGCTCATCGGCAATCCGCAAAACATGCTGATCGGGCAGACGCTCAACCTGTCGTTCGGCCGGTATCTTCTGGTCGCATCCGTTCCGGTGGCGCTGAGCCTGATCGTGACCTGGGGGCTCATCGTGGCCTTGCGGCGCGGTCACGGCTGGGCTCCGGCCGAATCGTCCGCGCTGTCAGCCGGCGATGCCCGCGACGCAGAAGATACGCCGCTCGACCTGTGGCAGACCGGCAAGGGGCTGGCGGTCGCCGCCGTGCTGTTCGCCGCCTTCCTGCTCGCGCCTTGGCCGCGCGACCTGATGGCATTGGCTGGGGCGGGGCTTCTGCTGACCAGCCGTCGCCTTCATTCGCGCCGGATGCTCGGCCTCGTGGACTGGCAACTGCTGATCCTTTTCATGGGACTGTTCGTCGTCAATCACGCCATGCAGCAGACGGGGCTGCCTTCCCGCGTCGTCGAGGCGCTCGCATCGAATGGCCTGGACTTGCGGGCACCGGGGCTGCTCTTCCTGAGCAGCTTCGTTCTCAGCAACGTCGTTTCCAACGTGCCGGCAGTCATGCTGCTTCTGCCGACGACGGCAAGCGAACATGCGGGAACCGTGCTGGCCCTTTCCAGCACGCTGGCGGGAAACCTGCTGATCGTCGGCAGCATCGCCAACCTGATCGTCGTCAACGAGGCGGCACGCAAAGGCATCAGGATCGACTGGCAGGAACACGCCAGGCTGGGCGTGCCGGTCACCCTGGCCACGCTGGCGATAACCGGCACGTATCTCTGGCTGGCGGCCTGA
- a CDS encoding rhodanese-like domain-containing protein: MEQTIHPIKRCGCGTPSEKCDQLARTIKAGKLDPDATLVFDVRREADYAASSESIPGALWKNPDKIDAWIDAVPRTLDVVVYCTRGDAISNTVVDRLQAAGVKARYLEGGLEAWKAAGRKLARK; encoded by the coding sequence ATGGAACAGACGATCCACCCCATTAAGCGCTGCGGCTGCGGCACGCCGAGCGAGAAGTGCGATCAGCTGGCGCGCACCATCAAGGCCGGCAAGCTCGATCCGGATGCCACGCTCGTGTTCGACGTGCGGCGCGAAGCCGACTACGCCGCATCGAGCGAGTCGATTCCCGGCGCGCTGTGGAAGAACCCCGACAAGATCGACGCCTGGATCGATGCCGTGCCGCGCACCCTCGACGTGGTCGTCTACTGCACCCGTGGCGACGCCATCTCCAACACCGTGGTCGACCGCCTGCAGGCGGCCGGCGTCAAGGCGCGCTACCTCGAAGGCGGGCTCGAAGCCTGGAAGGCGGCGGGCAGGAAGCTTGCCCGCAAGTAA
- the purE gene encoding 5-(carboxyamino)imidazole ribonucleotide mutase, with protein MMNAPQVGVVMGSSSDWEVMKHAAILLKQLGIHFETRVVSAHRTPDLLYEYAASAEARGLKAIIAGAGGAAHLPGMIASKTIVPVLGVPVPSKYLKGMDSLLSIVQMPKGIPVATFAIGEAGAANAALFAASLIARYDNGLAEQLNDFRRGQSDSVLAMELPDVD; from the coding sequence ATGATGAACGCGCCTCAGGTAGGGGTGGTGATGGGGTCTTCCAGCGACTGGGAGGTGATGAAGCACGCGGCCATTCTGCTGAAGCAGCTCGGCATCCACTTCGAGACGCGGGTCGTCTCCGCGCACCGCACGCCCGATCTGCTGTACGAATACGCTGCCAGCGCCGAGGCACGCGGCCTCAAGGCGATCATCGCCGGCGCCGGCGGCGCCGCCCACCTGCCCGGCATGATCGCGTCGAAGACCATCGTGCCCGTGCTCGGCGTTCCGGTGCCGTCGAAATACCTCAAGGGCATGGATTCGCTGCTGTCCATCGTGCAGATGCCGAAGGGCATTCCCGTCGCCACCTTCGCCATCGGCGAGGCCGGCGCAGCCAACGCCGCGCTGTTCGCCGCCTCGCTGATCGCCCGCTACGACAACGGGCTCGCCGAACAGCTCAACGATTTCCGCCGCGGCCAGTCCGACTCCGTGCTGGCGATGGAGCTGCCCGATGTCGACTGA
- a CDS encoding TusE/DsrC/DsvC family sulfur relay protein produces MERNINGKIVETDPEGYLVNLEDWSEELAVELAKEDNLELGENHWKIIHYMRDQFAQNGTAPNLRFLQKGLKEEFGDEWGDKKFLFDLFPFGPAKQAGRYAGTPKPTGCV; encoded by the coding sequence ATGGAACGCAACATCAACGGCAAGATTGTCGAAACCGACCCCGAGGGCTACCTCGTCAACCTGGAAGACTGGTCCGAGGAACTGGCCGTCGAACTCGCCAAGGAAGACAACCTCGAACTGGGCGAGAACCACTGGAAAATCATTCACTACATGCGCGACCAGTTCGCGCAGAACGGCACCGCGCCGAACCTGCGCTTCCTGCAGAAGGGCCTGAAGGAAGAGTTCGGCGACGAGTGGGGCGACAAGAAGTTCCTGTTCGACCTGTTCCCGTTCGGCCCCGCCAAGCAGGCCGGCCGCTACGCCGGGACGCCCAAGCCGACCGGCTGCGTCTGA